A section of the Clostridium felsineum DSM 794 genome encodes:
- the nagB gene encoding glucosamine-6-phosphate deaminase, which produces MELLVVKDYEEMSKKAAAIIASQMIIKPNSVLGLATGDTPLGMYKELINKYKENEVDFSKVKTFNLDEYYGLTKDNIQSYHFYMMNNFFKFINIDSNNVNIPNGTSNNIKENCLNYERKIKAAGGIDVQVLGIGVNGHIGFNEPNVNFEAQTHLVNLDEKTIKSNARFFNSIDEVPKQAISMGIKTILQSRKIILLAYGESKAEAIYNTVKGKISPEVPSSILQLHQNVTIILDENAAKLL; this is translated from the coding sequence GAGTAAAAAGGCCGCAGCAATTATAGCAAGTCAGATGATTATAAAACCAAACAGCGTTTTAGGTTTAGCCACTGGAGATACACCATTAGGTATGTATAAGGAATTAATAAATAAATATAAAGAAAATGAAGTGGATTTTTCAAAAGTAAAAACCTTTAATTTAGATGAATATTATGGACTTACAAAAGATAATATTCAAAGTTATCACTTTTATATGATGAACAACTTTTTTAAATTTATAAATATAGATAGCAATAATGTAAACATACCAAATGGTACTTCTAACAATATTAAAGAGAATTGTTTAAATTATGAAAGAAAAATAAAAGCTGCTGGCGGAATAGATGTACAAGTCCTCGGAATAGGTGTGAATGGGCATATAGGTTTTAATGAACCTAATGTAAATTTTGAAGCACAAACTCACCTTGTAAATCTAGATGAAAAAACTATTAAATCAAATGCGAGATTTTTTAATTCAATTGATGAAGTTCCAAAACAAGCTATAAGCATGGGAATAAAGACTATACTTCAATCAAGAAAGATTATTTTATTGGCTTATGGAGAATCTAAAGCAGAAGCTATATATAATACCGTGAAAGGTAAAATTTCACCAGAAGTTCCTTCATCAATTTTACAGTTGCATCAAAATGTAACTATTATTTTAGATGAAAATGCAGCTAAGCTACTATAA